Proteins from a genomic interval of Toxotes jaculatrix isolate fToxJac2 chromosome 5, fToxJac2.pri, whole genome shotgun sequence:
- the olfml1 gene encoding olfactomedin-like protein 3A — MSGRVVPALLLSLCLTVSSVQSQGSSQDAFIIQYLERRLVQMEERLNQCEQNTMSATQKTYDLSSEIRGYLSSLSVLRSEVKNQMDSVSVRVDRMERELEYLENKIPTQSNIEMEEALLEQQIKAAELDQLKKKAKIKVDNDCSTALSQIKSLKIVKKAGDTFGSWFRDPSEGSAKVYLLSGIRNNTLLEYVSLQSFTERTTAPPAKVVQLPFQWQGTGHVVYNGFLYYHKADTPNQILKVDLLNGTVVDSTLLPGAGRLPVYSLNTNTYLDLAVDELGLWVIHADPEYGGNLVITKLDKGTLAVEYTWDTQCRSRDAEGAFLICGTLYVVYNTRYGGRSTIQCLYDIHDTIHSDESPVMFFPKRYTSHSSIHYHPGEKQLYAWDDGYQTIYKVETRRSDQVITE; from the exons ATGTCAGGCAGAGTGGTTCCTGCCCTTCTCTTATCTTTGTGTCTGACTGTGAGTTCAGTGCAGAGCCAGGGTTCCTCCCAGGATGCCTTTATAATCCAGTACCTGGAGAGGAGGTTGGTTCAGATGGAG GAACGTCTGAATCAGTGTGAGCAAAACACAATGAGTGCCACCCAGAAGACCTATGACCTCTCCTCTGAGATCAGGGGTTATCTGTCCTCTCTTAGTGTTCTGAG ATCAGAGGTGAAGAACCAGAtggacagtgtgtctgtgcgtgtagACCGGATGGAGAGAGAGTTGGAGTATCTAGAGAACAAGATCCCCACCCAGTCCAACATCGAGATGGAGGAGGCTCTTCTGGAACAACAGATAAAGGCTGCAGAACTGGACCAGTTAAAGAAGAAGGCCAAGATCAAGGTGGATAATG ACTGCAGCACAGCCCTAAGTCAAATCAAGTCTCTCAAGATTGTGAAGAAGGCGGGAGACACCTTCGGCTCCTGGTTCAGGGATCCATCAGAAGGCTCAGCTAag GTCTACCTGCTCAGTGGAATTCGCAACAACACTCTGCTGGAGTATGTCTCTCTGCAAAGTTTCACAGAGAGGACCACCGCTCCCCCAGCTAAGGTGGTGCAGCTGCCTTTCCAGTGGCAGGGGACAGGCCATGTTGTCTACAATGGATTCCTCTACTACCACAAGGCAGATACACCCAACCAGATCCTGAAG GTAGACCTGTTGAATGGTACAGTGGTGGATAGCACACTTCTTCCAGGAGCAGGTCGCCTCCCAGTCTACAGTCTGAACACCAACACCTATCTGGACCTGGCTGTGGATGAACTCGGCCTCTGGGTCATCCACGCTGACCCTGAGTATGGAGGAAACCTTGTCATTACCAAACTGGATAAAG GAACTTTGGCAGTAGAATATACTTGGGATACACAATGTAGAAGTCGTGATGCTGAAGGAGCGTTCCTAATATGTGGGACCCTCTATGTGGTCTACAACACACGCTACGGAGGACGTTCCACCATACAGTGTCTCTACGACATCCACGACACCATCCACAG CGATGAGAGTCCTGTGATGTTCTTCCCGAAGCGTTACACCAGCCACAGCAGCATCCACTACCACCCCGGAGAGAAACAGCTGTATGCCTGGGATGATGGCTACCAGACGATATACAAAGTGGAGACACGCAGAAGTGACCAAGTCATTACAGAATGA